A region from the Benincasa hispida cultivar B227 chromosome 12, ASM972705v1, whole genome shotgun sequence genome encodes:
- the LOC120067759 gene encoding leucine-rich repeat extensin-like protein 1, whose translation MASHPKTAIAAVLLVFIIAVLPPATRSDDTCPYPCYPPPTGPGTATPATPSTPSQTGYGSYSPPAYYSPPAAYYPYNPPPSDGNSFDGVTPPPPDPILPYFPYYYKKPPHKPDDESDSSAVAGRKSEVGMIAGIYVFIFLSFFFFILM comes from the coding sequence ATGGCTTCTCACCCAAAAACAGCCATCGCCGCCGTTCTCCTGGTCTTCATCATCGCTGTCCTCCCGCCGGCGACAAGGTCCGACGACACCTGCCCATACCCTTGTTACCCTCCGCCAACCGGCCCCGGCACCGCCACGCCGGCGACTCCATCTACGCCGTCTCAAACAGGTTACGGCTCCTATTCTCCTCCGGCGTACTACTCTCCGCCGGCTGCTTATTACCCATATAACCCACCGCCGTCTGACGGCAACAGCTTCGACGGCGTCACTCCACCGCCGCCGGACCCGATTCTGCCGTACTTCCCTTATTACTATAAGAAGCCTCCTCACAAACCGGATGATGAATCGGATAGCTCCGCCGTCGCCGGACGGAAATCTGAGGTCGGGATGATCGCCGGAATTTATGtattcatttttctctctttcttcttcttcattttgatGTAA